The proteins below are encoded in one region of Triticum aestivum cultivar Chinese Spring chromosome 1B, IWGSC CS RefSeq v2.1, whole genome shotgun sequence:
- the LOC123101469 gene encoding inactive protein RESTRICTED TEV MOVEMENT 2-like: MAAATGTKQQQQHPHPAPPPGATVVDPKFEWTERAGTYVLRLTLTGFRKDDFRVQVDGAGRLTIRGTRPGASLHKVFQLPSSASLDDIAGRFEAGVLTLTMPKRAGAPKDEGAPTEQVDGDVKTGDAGGEKKVPKPAPSGDAAPTSIEEIRTKPREEQQKAPQAAAAAQTPEKQAPNPTSSGKAMAVVDRERLAETVRRRGEEERAKAAAVAAAMEEARAEQEKTAAATACSRWKERMTEGLGQLTDMKWAEGAMEMARKNKEVVAVGVAAFTFGFFVSQRLFKK; the protein is encoded by the coding sequence ATGGCGGCCGCCACCGgcaccaagcagcagcagcagcatccgcACCCAGCTCCACCACCGGGGGCAACGGTGGTGGACCCCAAGTTCGAGTGGACGGAGAGGGCCGGCACCTACGTACTCCGCCTCACCCTCACCGGCTTCAGGAAGGACGACTTCCGGGTGCAGGTCGACGGCGCGGGCAGGCTCACCATCCGCGGCACCAGGCCGGGCGCCTCCCTCCACAAGGTCTTCCAGCTGCCCTCCTCCGCCAGCCTCGACGACAtcgccggccgcttcgaggccggTGTGCTCACGCTCACCATGCCCAAGCGTGCCGGTGCGCCCAAGGACGAGGGTGCGCCAACAGAGCAGGTCGACGGCGACGTGAAGACGGGAGACGCCGGCGGTGAGAAGAAGGTGCCCAAGCCCGCACCTTCCGGTGATGCGGCGCCCACATCCATCGAGGAGATCAGAACGAAGCCCAGGGAAGAGCAGCAGAAGGCTCCCCAGGCGGCAGCAGCTGCGCAGACGCCGGAGAAGCAGGCACCGAATCCAACCTCCAGCGGCAAAGCCATGGCGGTGGTTGACCGGGAGCGCCTGGCGGAGACGGTGAGGCGACGCGGCGAGGAAGAGAGGGCCAAGGCTGCTGCGGTGGCGGCGGCCATGGAAGAAGCTAGAGCAGAgcaggagaagacggcggcggccACGGCGTGCAGCCGCTGGAAAGAGCGCATGACGGAAGGCCTGGGGCAGCTGACGGACATGAAGTGGGCGGAGGGCGCAATGGAGATGGCGAGGAAGAACAAGGAGGTGGTGGCCGTTGGCGTCGCCGCCTTCACATTCGGCTTCTTCGTCTCCCAGAGGCTCTTCAAGAAGTGA